A stretch of the Alnus glutinosa chromosome 6, dhAlnGlut1.1, whole genome shotgun sequence genome encodes the following:
- the LOC133871699 gene encoding uncharacterized protein LOC133871699 has product MDKSWMTEHRTSKKYMDGVKSFVEFAAVNTKTPGFMLCPCKRCCFRKTLRQQVVHDHLTSGAGILQGYTDWYMHGENISTPIHREPSHVGYSVSPVDEMSTHEGSTTGMHAMLHDVFTMHDSRVDVDPTEVEEDLEGPDENARKFYEMLKDADKPLHDNTKHSKLGAIVRLYSLKCMGGLSNALFTFLLEFINELIPTESPLPKDTYEAKKYMKDLGLEYQKIPCCRNGCMLFWKESENLENCTTCKMSKWKEDNGMIDGTSRKPKKKPAKVLRWFPLIPRLQRLFMSHHTASHMQWHANERTKDGVLRHPADGEAWKTFDERYPDFASEPRNVRLGLASDGFNPYGNMSTSHSIWPVMLVTYNFPPWMCMKQPYFMLSSIIPGPRAPGMNIDVYLQPLVHELMELWDVGVTTYDVSSKKKFTMRATLMWTINDFPAYADLSGWSTKGPHACPCCMDSTHSIWLTYGRKYCYMGHRRWLHKDHRWRKMKKSFDGTKEAGTKPVTPNGDELMRQLEGVESLFGHSMGKRPRTDSSINKEKSIWKKQSIFFRLPYWRHNLLRHNLDVMHIEKNVVDNILGTLLDMKGKTKDNDEARMDLQKMNLRPNLHQVTTEQNKTYFPSACFTMSKEQKYNFLKVIQDVRVPDGYASNVSRCVKLKEHTMGGMKSHDSHILMQQLLPVALRGSLPKNVVEPLIQLSGYFREICSKTMRLEDLDRLESQIPIILCQLEQIFPPGFFTSMVHVVVHLATECKLGGPVHFRWMYPAERCLHQYKCSVRNKAAPEGSIAEGMHLQILRVSHDGSEKDLQNKHVQEFCDWYLGYVDSLDEVHRNYLGSKLVWHAKGPMQSAVSFNRYVTNGMMFRTLAHDIGKRTQNSGVSVSTIDGPTYYGKLTNIIEVQYYDGTRYVMFKCDWADIKKDKGYKEDGYGIELVSFKRLIHTGERINDEPFVLSSQVSQVYYVEDPRHPDWAVVVKTKPRNVYDVGQGEGLDDDVGDYRENVPFNLNMLQETNDFGNDDVDCAQNDVDVTEVGL; this is encoded by the exons ATGGATAAGAGTTGGATGACAGAGCATAGAACTTCGAAAAAGTATATGGACGGTGTTAAATCTTTCGTGGAATTTGCAGCAGTAAATACTAAGACACCTGGGTTCATGTTGTGCCCATGTAAGAGATGTTGCTTTCGCAAGACACTACGACAACAAGTTGTTCATGACCATTTGACGTCGGGGGCGGGAATTTTGCAAGGTTACACCGATTGGTATATGCATGGGGAAAACATTAGCACACCCATTCATAGGGAGCCGAGTCATGTAGGCTATAGTGTGTCACCCGTTGATGAGATGTCAACACATGAAGGGTCAACAACTGGAATGCATGCCATGTTGCATGATGTCTTCACTATGCACGATTCTCGAGTAGACGTGGATCCCACTGAAGTGGAAGAAGATCTTGAGGGTCCCGATGAGAATGCTAGGAAGTTCTATGAAATGCTTAAGGATGCTGATAAGCCCCTCCATGATAACACAAAACATAGTAAATTGGGGGCCATTGTACGTCTCTATAGTTTGAAGTGTATGGGTGGATTGAGTAATGCGTTGTTCACCTTTTTGCTTGAATTTATCAATGAGTTGATTCCAACCGAATCACCATTGCCAAAAGACACATATGAAGCGAAAAAGTACATGAAGGACTTGGGACTTGAATATCAGAAGATCCCGTGTTGCCGTAATGGTTGTATGTTATTTTGGAAGGAGTCCGAGAATTTAGAAAACTGTACAACATGCAAAATGTCTAAGTGGAAGGAAGATAATGGTATGATTGATGGGACGTCTcgaaagccaaaaaaaaagccAGCGAAGGTCTTGCGATGGTTTCCATTGATACCTAGGTTACaaaggttgtttatgtcacatcatacaGCATCGCACATGCAGTGGCATGCTAACGAGCGCACAAAAGATGGTGTCCTAAGGCATCCGGCCGATGGTGAAGCTTGGAAGACATTTGATGAACGGTATCCTGATTTTGCCTCAGAACCACGCAATGTTAGGCTTGGCCTAGCGTCAGATGGATTTAACCCTTACGGAAACATGAGTACTTCCCACAGTATTTGGCCAGTTATGTTGGTAACATACAACTTTCCTCCTTGGATGTGTATGAAACAACCTTATTTTATGTTATCCTCAATTATCCCAGGTCCAAGAGCACCAGGAATGAATATAGATGTATACCTACAACCTCTAGTACACGAATTGATGGAATTGTGGGATGTCGGTGTTACTACTTATGATGTATCATCGAAGAAGAAGTTTACGATGCGTGCAACATTGATGTGGACAATTAATGATTTTCCCGCATATGCCGATTTGTCTGGATGGAGTACAAAAGGCCCTCATGCATGTCCCTGTTGTATGGATTCAACTCATTCTATCTGGTTAACTTATGGGAGAAAATATTGTTATATGGGGCATAGGAGATGGCTGCATAAGGATCATAGGTGGAGAAAGATGAAGAAATCTTTCGATGGTACAAAAGAAGCGGGAACAAAGCCTGTGACGCCAAATGGTGATGAGCTAATGAGACAGTTAGAGGGTGTAGAATCTTTGTTTGGGCACTCTATGGGCAAAAGACCAAGAACTGATTCCTCGATCAACAAagagaaaagtatttggaagaagcaaagtattttcttcagactCCCCTACTGGAGACATAACTTGTTGCGTCATAACCTTGATGTAATGCACATTGAAAAAAATGTGGTTGATAATATTCTTGGAACGTTGTTGGACATGAAGgggaaaacaaaggacaacGACGAAGCACGTATGGACCttcaaaaaatgaatttaagacctaatctGCATCAGGTTACCACAGAGCAAAACAAGACATACTTTCCCTCTGCTTGCTTCACAATGTCTAAGGAGCAgaaatataactttttaaagGTCATACAGGATGTAAGAGTGCCAGATGGGTACGCTTCAAATGTGTCACGTTGTGTTAAACTCAAGGAACATACTATGGGAGGGATGAAAAGTCATGACAGTCACATCCTCATGCAACAACTGCTGCCGGTTGCCCTACGCGGTTCCTTACCAAAGAATGTTGTAGAACCTTTGATACAGTTGTCTGGGTACTTCAGGGAGATATGTTCCAAAACAATGCGGTTAGAGGATTTGGATCGTCTTGAGTCTCAGATCCCCATCATATTATGCCAACTGGAACAAATATTCCCACCGGGCTTTTTTACCTCGATGGTGCATGTTGTTGTACATCTAGCTACTGAATGTAAACTAGGTGGACCGGTCCACTTTAGATGGATGTATCCTGCTGAGAG GTGCCTTCATCAATACAAATGTAGCGTTCGCAACAAAGCTGCTCCAGAAGGCTCTATTGCAGAAGG GATGCACCTACAGATTCTAAGGGTTTCTCACGATGGATCTGAAAAGGATTTGCAAAATAAGCATGTACAAGAATTTTGTGACTGGTACCTGGGTTAT GTTGACAGCTTGGATGAGGTACACAGAAATTATTTGGGGTCCAAGCTTGTTTGGCATGCAAAAGGACCTATGCAATCCGCTGTCTCATTTAACCGATATGTCACTAATGGCATGATGTTTCGGACTTTGGCTCATGATATTGGAAAGAGAACTCAAAATAGCGGAGTAAGTGTGTCCACAATAGATGGCCCGACCTACTACGGCAAGCTAACTAACATAATTGAAGTGCAATATTATGATGGGACTCGATATGTGATgttcaagtgtgattgggcgGATATAAAAAAAGATAAGGGGTACAAGGAGGATGGATATGGTATAGAATTAGTGAGCTTCAAACGCCTGATACACACGGGAGAGAGGATAAATGATGAACCCTTTGTATTATCTTCTCAGGTATCACAAGTCTATTATGTTGAGGATCCAAGGCACCCAGATTGGGCTGTTGTTGTTAAGACAAAACCACGAAATGTATACGATGTCGGCCAAGGGGAGGGTCTTGACGATGATGTTGGGGACTACCGTGAGAACGTGCCTTTCAATCTGAACATGCTCCAAGAAACGAATGATTTTGGCAATGATGACGTTGATTGCGCTCAAAATGACGTAGATGTCACTGAAGTGGGATTGTAG
- the LOC133870243 gene encoding stemmadenine O-acetyltransferase-like, producing the protein MKMEIEIISKECIKPSSPTPPNLKTYKLSLLDQVHSSIYIPVILFYPMNQSISHDVVDIVSQRSQLLKQSLSETLTRFYPLAGKVKDDLSIDCNDEGVLYLEAYANCHLVDYLNQPNLASLQQFLPQQMTFTDPVAGDYVAMTKVTSFACGGFAIGILVCHMVADGTAFSAFLNGWAATARKASEAVCPNFDAPSIFVQSDAFSKEAAMTTFAKAYKSGRCIVRRIVFDASAVESLKAKATSSSVQNPTRVEVVSALLWKCFTTAFKATSGLQKATYMTHSVNFRRRADPQFTDSSMGNLFWGAGALCMPEEKDFPYMVSKLREAIMKIDADLVKSLQGDGGLSKVCELMKATTETLTRVESSYGMDFIAVTSWCNFGMYDIDFGWGKPMWVSSVGSSGDSETVFPTSIILMDTKSRNGVEAWVTLEEEDMTMLLQDKELLAFVSLDPSPIK; encoded by the coding sequence atgaaaatggagatCGAAATTATTTCCAAAGAGTGCATCAAGCCCTCTTCTCCAACACCCCCTAACCTGAAAACCTACAAGCTATCCCTGTTGGACCAGGTCCATTCATCCATCTATATTCCTGTGATCCTCTTCTATCCCATGAACCAAAGCATAAGCCATGATGTTGTTGATATTGTCTCTCAAAGATCACAGCTGTTAAAGCAATCCCTATCAGAAACCCTAACTCGCTTTTACCCACTTGCTGGCAAAGTCAAAGATGATCTCTCCATCGATTGTAATGACGAGGGGGTTTTATATTTAGAAGCTTATGCAAACTGTCACCTTGTTGACTACCTCAACCAGCCTAATCTCGCATCATTGCAACAATTTTTACCGCAACAGATGACTTTTACAGATCCAGTTGCGGGAGATTATGTAGCTATGACAAAAGTGACCAGCTTTGCATGCGGCGGTTTTGCCATTGGTATCCTTGTTTGCCACATGGTCGCTGATGGAACTGCCTTCAGTGCATTTCTCAATGGTTGGGCAGCCACTGCTCGTAAGGCCTCTGAAGCTGTATGTCCTAATTTTGATGCCCCATCAATTTTCGTGCAAAGCGATGCATTCTCTAAAGAAGCAGCTATGACTACGTTTGCCAAGGCCTACAAATCAGGCAGGTGTATTGTAAGGAGAATTGTGTTTGATGCCTCAGCCGTTGAGTCACTTAAAGCCAAAGCAACCAGCTCAAGCGTGCAAAACCCAACAAGAGTTGAGGTTGTGTCGGCACTCCTATGGAAATGCTTCACGACTGCTTTCAAGGCCACTTCTGGCCTTCAAAAGGCAACCTATATGACCCATTCAGTGAATTTCCGCAGAAGAGCAGATCCACAATTCACAGACTCTTCCATGGGAAATTTATTTTGGGGAGCAGGCGCATTATGCATGCCCGAGGAGAAAGATTTCCCGTACATGGTGAGCAAGCTTAGAGAGGCCATAATGAAAATTGATGCTGATTTGGTAAAAAGCCTACAAGGTGATGGAGGGCTTTCCAAAGTTTGTGAGCTTATGAAAGCAACGACTGAAACACTCACAAGAGTAGAATCTTCTTATGGAATGGATTTCATTGCGGTTACCAGTTGGTGTAACTTTGGTATGTATGACATTGATTTCGGGTGGGGAAAGCCGATGTGGGTAAGCAGTGTTGGTTCAAGCGGCGATTCGGAGACAGTGTTCCCGACATCGATAATTCTAATGGATACAAAATCCCGCAATGGAGTAGAAGCATGGGTTAcgttagaagaagaagatatgacTATGCTACTACAAGACAAAGAGCTACttgcttttgtttctttggaTCCTAGtcccataaaataa